A single Oceanispirochaeta sp. DNA region contains:
- a CDS encoding TetR/AcrR family transcriptional regulator, with protein sequence MKDRGRTEQKILDAVGKIVKEKDFDALGINAIAEEAGVAKVLIYRYFGNFEGLLREWALGTHYWPTQVETGTPDFSSLSLLEVKKKAEEVFIGQLDSLEKKDLLRKIIRWHLSSGHPVSKEIMAKVEEDGIHLMDAFKSRCDSELDLDALISILIGGIYYLSLISDQADVFNTIPLNHPEGRMRIRDGISQWLDMLFKEIRD encoded by the coding sequence ATGAAAGACCGAGGCAGGACGGAGCAGAAAATTCTGGATGCAGTGGGGAAGATTGTCAAAGAAAAAGACTTTGATGCCCTGGGGATCAACGCCATAGCCGAAGAAGCCGGCGTGGCCAAGGTTCTGATATACCGTTATTTCGGAAACTTTGAGGGACTCCTCCGGGAATGGGCCCTGGGTACACACTATTGGCCGACACAGGTAGAAACAGGAACTCCCGATTTTTCTAGCCTCTCCCTTCTGGAAGTGAAAAAAAAGGCTGAAGAAGTCTTCATCGGCCAGTTGGACAGCCTGGAGAAGAAGGACTTGCTTAGAAAAATCATCCGCTGGCACCTCTCTTCGGGACACCCCGTTTCAAAAGAGATCATGGCAAAGGTGGAAGAAGACGGCATTCATCTGATGGATGCCTTCAAATCCAGATGCGACAGTGAACTGGATCTGGATGCCCTGATCTCAATCCTGATTGGGGGAATCTATTATCTGTCTTTGATTTCAGATCAGGCAGATGTCTTCAACACCATCCCCCTGAACCACCCCGAAGGTCGGATGCGTATCAGAGACGGGATATCCCAATGGCTGGATATGCTCTTTAAGGAGATCAGAGATTAA